A window of the Alkalinema sp. FACHB-956 genome harbors these coding sequences:
- the pyrC gene encoding dihydroorotase, translating into MQQLTITRPDDWHLHLRDGDALKAVLPHTVRQFARAIVMPNLKPPVRTVEEAAAYRDRIVAAIPAGQSFEPLMTLYLTDNTTPEDVVKAKESQFVKAVKYYPAGATTNSDSGVTDIRKCDRVFEAMQDVDLPLLLHGEVTDKSVDVFDREKEFIDRYLQPLRQRFPKLRIVFEHITTANAVEFVLATDRIAATITPQHLLFNRSDIFQGGIRPHWYCLPILKREEHRLALLKAATSGNPKFFLGTDSAPHGRDRKESDCGCAGCYSALHALELYAEAFESVDALDQLEAFASFYGPDFYQLPRNTDTITLSKTDWTIPAEVPFPDSNLVPLRAGEKMSWKMLG; encoded by the coding sequence ATGCAGCAACTGACTATCACTCGTCCGGACGACTGGCACCTGCATTTGCGGGATGGGGATGCACTGAAGGCGGTACTGCCCCATACGGTGCGGCAGTTTGCGCGGGCGATCGTGATGCCGAATTTGAAGCCTCCGGTGCGGACGGTGGAGGAAGCTGCGGCCTATCGCGATCGCATTGTGGCTGCGATTCCGGCGGGACAGTCGTTTGAACCGCTGATGACGTTATATTTAACGGATAATACGACGCCGGAGGACGTTGTTAAGGCCAAGGAATCACAGTTTGTCAAAGCGGTGAAATATTATCCCGCTGGGGCCACGACGAATTCTGATTCCGGGGTGACGGATATTCGCAAGTGCGATCGGGTGTTTGAGGCGATGCAGGATGTGGATTTGCCGCTGTTGCTGCATGGGGAAGTGACGGATAAAAGTGTGGATGTGTTCGATCGGGAAAAGGAGTTTATCGATCGTTACTTGCAACCGCTACGGCAACGCTTTCCGAAATTGCGGATTGTCTTTGAGCACATCACAACGGCCAATGCGGTGGAGTTTGTACTTGCAACGGATAGGATTGCCGCGACGATTACGCCGCAGCACTTGCTGTTTAATCGCAGTGATATTTTTCAAGGTGGTATTCGTCCCCATTGGTATTGTTTACCGATTTTGAAACGGGAAGAGCATCGGTTGGCACTGCTGAAGGCGGCGACTTCGGGAAATCCTAAGTTTTTCCTGGGAACGGATAGTGCGCCCCATGGCCGCGATCGCAAGGAAAGTGACTGTGGTTGTGCGGGTTGTTATTCGGCGTTGCACGCGCTGGAACTGTATGCGGAAGCTTTTGAGAGCGTGGATGCTTTGGATCAGTTGGAGGCGTTTGCCAGTTTCTATGGCCCGGATTTTTACCAATTACCGCGCAATACGGACACAATCACGTTGAGTAAAACTGACTGGACAATCCCGGCGGAAGTCCCGTTTCCTGACTCGAATTTGGTGCCGCTGCGGGCGGGTGAGAAAATGTCCTGGAAGATGCTGGGATGA
- a CDS encoding PIN domain-containing protein, protein MSNERLFLDTAFIQALLNPRDDYHNQAKQLFPRVRVASEVWITEAIFAEVGNALSAFNRNGAVQFIQQCYRTDNIKIVSVDTELLMQALALYQSRSDKTWGLTDCISFIVMQQHNLTDAVTGDRHFLQAGFRALMLDTQ, encoded by the coding sequence ATGAGCAATGAGCGTTTGTTTCTCGACACCGCATTCATTCAAGCCTTGCTCAATCCCCGCGACGATTACCACAACCAGGCAAAACAACTGTTTCCCCGCGTTCGTGTAGCCTCCGAAGTCTGGATTACAGAAGCCATCTTTGCTGAAGTGGGCAACGCCTTAAGCGCATTCAACCGGAACGGTGCCGTTCAATTTATTCAACAGTGCTATCGTACCGACAATATCAAGATCGTCAGTGTCGATACTGAACTCCTGATGCAAGCCCTCGCCCTCTACCAATCCCGTTCTGATAAAACCTGGGGCTTGACTGACTGTATTTCCTTCATCGTCATGCAACAGCACAACTTGACTGATGCTGTCACAGGCGATCGTCACTTTTTGCAAGCAGGCTTTCGTGCTCTGATGCTGGATACCCAGTAG